The Eremothecium gossypii ATCC 10895 chromosome IV, complete sequence genome contains a region encoding:
- the AVO2 gene encoding Avo2p (Syntenic homolog of Saccharomyces cerevisiae YMR068W (AVO2)), whose amino-acid sequence MLPDPSIRLRNAIIEGKLIIVKQVLRRWPELLTNIDPSNGWSSLHYAAYYGRYLICVQLIQQGHDRQGTLRTFTGSTSVHLALKNGHEQTTHVLLQSFPQTLASKDVGGRTPAHIACMQDYHTCLSLLSSAGADLSLTDNDGNTPLHIAMMYNSVNCIRLLVLGSLSEEDYLRKNNDNWKPEQLAGTMETQRVFQNLVKEAHKQRESGVPRPAFLQTLTLPGAHLKAEEQTCPSLLNVRVFHDASAEPDAGTNTQPQKEPTTLLPLLPAYPNQKPAKGYPKTPTSNHFNTTLSSATNHSSSSLTRIRTFNDCSSSLSSETQSLRQRASGSQEGQWSVKNASGRYFHQGDTSLNAMSNLLPVNNTPRNRDAELINKYLVEDKDLRTPSPLPMHVQHYTKSEKSSSGGHQSLLNIPISKVRI is encoded by the coding sequence ATGTTGCCGGACCCATCGATTCGTCTCCGCAATGCAATTATAGAGGGGAAACTTATCATTGTGAAGCAGGTGCTTCGCAGGTGGCCTGAGCTTCTCACCAATATCGATCCAAGCAACGGCTGGAGCTCACTGCACTACGCAGCGTATTACGGAAGGTATCTTATATGTGTGCAGCTGATACAGCAGGGTCACGACAGGCAGGGGACGCTCCGAACGTTCACTGGAAGCACAAGCGTCCATCTTGCGCTCAAAAATGGGCACGAGCAGACAACACATGTTCTGCTACAGAGCTTCCCGCAAACGCTGGCAAGCAAAGACGTGGGCGGCAGGACCCCTGCGCATATTGCGTGCATGCAGGACTATCACACGTGTTTGAGTCTGCTATCAAGTGCGGGAGCGGATCTTTCTCTAACTGACAACGACGGCAACACGCCGCTGCATATTGCAATGATGTACAACAGTGTTAACTGTATAAGGCTGTTGGTGCTGGGATCTCTGAGCGAGGAGGACTACTTACGCAAGAACAACGACAACTGGAAGCCGGAGCAGCTGGCTGGCACCATGGAGACGCAGCGTGTGTTCCAGAACCTGGTGAAGGAAGCACACAAGCAGCGCGAGTCCGGAGTTCCGCGGCCTGCCTTCCTACAGACCTTGACACTGCCGGGTGCGCACTTGAAGGCCGAAGAACAAACCTGTCCCTCGCTGCTTAACGTGCGTGTCTTCCACGACGCTTCAGCGGAGCCTGACGCTGGCACAAACACACAACCACAAAAAGAGCCAACAACGCTGCTGCCACTGCTTCCAGCGTACCCAAACCAAAAGCCGGCAAAGGGATATCCGAAGACACCCACGTCGAACCACTTCAACACCACGCTGTCCTCGGCAACTAACCACTCCAGTAGTTCATTGACCCGTATTCGCACATTCAATGACTGCTCTTCATCTCTCTCATCCGAGACCCAGTCACTCCGCCAACGGGCAAGCGGGAGCCAGGAGGGCCAGTGGTCTGTTAAAAATGCCTCCGGGCGGTACTTCCACCAAGGTGATACCAGTTTGAACGCGATGTCTAACCTTTTACCAGTGAACAACACGCCGCGCAATCGCGATGCCGAATTGATCAACAAGTACCTAGTGGAAGATAAGGACCTCCGGACGCCCTCGCCGCTGCCGATGCACGTACAACACTACACGAAGAGTGAAAAGTCATCCAGTGGCGGTCATCAATCTCTCTTGAACATCCCAATTTCAAAAGTACGTATATAG
- the TEF4 gene encoding translation elongation factor EF1B gamma (Syntenic homolog of Saccharomyces cerevisiae YKL081W (TEF4); 1-intron), with translation MSQGTLYVKKTCRSMLPQSIVEHYNLDVSIVDADKNEEFEKKFPLKRAPAFSCAAGNLTETMAITYYLVNLIQDEKAKAALLGSTLEEQAQVLRWESLTNTNFIDDVASAFLYLEGIVPFNKRDMENRIASAERIAEVYEQRLRNYTYLATENVSVADILAVGGFELAFTNIWGAQWRAAHPAICRWFNTLANSPLLKKHIDLSKLVQEPKKVAAPKKEKKEKKEQPKKKEQPKKEKEAAPAAEEPAEPKKPKHPLSLLPPATLNLEDWKRKYSNEDTRPVALPWFWERYNPEEYSIWKVGYKYNDELTLTFMSNNLIGGFFNRLSASTKYMFGCLVVYGENNNNGIVGAIMVRGQDAIPAFDVAPDWESYDYVKLDTSKEEDREFINDMWAWDKPVMVDGVAREIADGKVLK, from the exons ATGTCTCAGGGTACTTTGTACGTTAAGAAGACCTGCCGCTCGATGCTGCCTCAGAGCATCGTCGAGCACTACAACTTGGACGTCTCTATTGTCGATGCCGACAAGAACGAGGAGTTCGAGAAGAAGTTCCCATTGAAGCGCGCTCCAGCGTTTTCCTGTGCGGCTGGAAATCTAACTGAGACCATGGCCATCACCTATTACT TGGTCAACCTAATCCAGGACGAGAAGGCCAAGGCTGCTCTGCTTGGCTCCACGCTAGAGGAGCAGGCACAGGTGTTGCGCTGGGAGTCTTTGACCAACACCAACTTCATTGACGACGTTGCCTCTGCCTTCCTATACCTAGAGGGTATTGTCCCATTCAACAAGCGCGACATGGAGAACCGCATCGCCAGCGCCGAACGCATCGCCGAGGTCTACGAACAGAGACTACGCAACTACACCTACCTAGCCACGGAGAACGTGTCTGTCGCGGACATCCTGGCTGTCGGCGGCTTCGAGCTAGCGTTCACCAACATCTGGGGCGCGCAGTGGCGCGCGGCCCACCCAGCCATCTGCAGATGGTTCAACACCTTGGCTAACAGCCCGCTGTTGAAGAAGCACATCGACCTCTCCAAGTTGGTGCAGGAGCCTAAGAAGGTGGCTGCGCCaaagaaggagaagaaggagaagaaggagcagccaaagaagaaggagcagccaaagaaggagaaggaggCCGCCCCAGCCGCCGAGGAGCCTGCCGAGCCAAAGAAGCCTAAGCACCCTCTATCTCTACTTCCTCCAGCCACCCTCAACCTCGAGGACTGGAAGAGAAAGTACTCCAACGAGGACACCCGTCCCGTCGCCCTCCCATGGTTCTGGGAGCGCTACAACCCAGAGGAGTACTCCATCTGGAAGGTGGGCTACAAGTACAACGACGAGTTGACCTTGACGTTCATGTCCAACAACTTGATCGGCGGTTTCTTCAACCGTCTGTCTGCCTCCACCAAGTACATGTTCGGCTGCCTAGTCGTCTACGGGGAGAACAACAACAACGGTATCGTCGGTGCCATCATGGTGCGCGGCCAGGACGCCATCCCAGCCTTCGACGTGGCCCCAGACTGGGAGTCCTACGACTACGTCAAGTTGGACACCTCCAAGGAGGAGGACCGTGAGTTCATCAACGACATGTGGGCCTGGGACAAGCCGGTCATGGTCGATGGTGTCGCCCGTGAGATCGCAGACGGCAAGGTGCTCAAATAA
- the RRP14 gene encoding ribosome biosynthesis protein RRP14 (Syntenic homolog of Saccharomyces cerevisiae YKL082C (RRP14)), which produces MSNSLEERLKSNSNAFDGLLSLIPAKYYYDDKTQEQWRASKKTKTQTRLDKRKKLNPVEQDQESSSALEVKRKREEEAKPVVLPGEKLQQMNAVQQAATAQISEEDDAEAGEHEEVEHEDEETISVVFDDEGNAVDGKHAAAGDKPAEDKDTSGKEKRQKNMEALRAKLQERIRQMKEKRKAPGTRVDGAPSSREAILAQRKKREELRKRRQEEERQRQDDSGDESESDSESDMDDQPPTKQRKRDAELSAKDVIFQNIVFDDGSRATSDLQRLRRTDRKKGPAKNDIKAHLKLAEARTSQLESKDELQQIMIKEKEKWKRAMLQAEGVRLKDDEKLLRKALKRKEAKKRKSAIEWKEREQTVTTSISEKQKRREENLAIRKSNKGVKKSKQQKMKRKFTGAIVPKKRAGFEGRLKSGKRK; this is translated from the coding sequence ATGAGCAATTCGCTGGAAGAGCGGCTGAAATCCAACTCTAATGCATTTGACGGGCTGCTGTCGCTGATTCCCGCCAAGTACTATTACGACGATAAGACTCAAGAGCAATGGAGGGCGTCGAAGAAGACGAAGACCCAGACCCGGCTCGACAAGCGCAAGAAGCTAAACCCTGTAGAGCAGGACCAGGAGTCGTCTTCTGCGCTGGAGGTGAAGAGAAAGCGGGAGGAGGAGGCCAAGCCCGTCGTGCTACCGGGGGAGAAGCTACAGCAGATGAATGCGGTGCAACAGGCTGCGACGGCACAGATCTCGGAGGAGGACGATGCGGAGGCTGGTGAGCACGAGGAGGTTGAGCACGAGGACGAAGAGACAATCAGCGTGGTGTTCGACGACGAGGGCAACGCGGTGGACGGGAAGCATGCTGCGGCGGGGGACAAGCCTGCTGAGGACAAAGATACCTCGGGCAAGGAGAAGCGACAGAAGAACATGGAGGCGCTGCGTGCCAAGCTGCAGGAGAGGATCCGGCAGATGAAGGAGAAGCGGAAGGCGCCCGGCACGCGCGTGGACGGCGCCCCCAGCTCGCGGGAGGCCATTTTGGCGCAGCGCAAGAAGCGGGAGGAACTGCGGAAGCGGCGGCAGGAAGAGGAAAGACAGCGGCAGGATGATTCGGGCGACGAGAGCGAATCCGACTCAGAAAGCGACATGGATGACCAGCCGCCGACCAAGCAGCGCAAGCGCGACGCAGAGCTGTCTGCCAAGGATGTCATTTTCCAGAATATAGTATTCGATGACGGTTCCCGTGCAACCTCAGACCTGCAGCGCCTCCGCCGCACCGACCGGAAGAAGGGCCCCGCGAAGAACGATATTAAGGCACATCTGAAACTGGCGGAAGCACGCACTTCGCAGTTGGAGAGCAAGgacgagctgcagcagataATGATTAAAGAGAAGGAAAAGTGGAAGCGTGCGATGCTGCAGGCAGAGGGTGTGAGACTCAAGGACGATGAAAAGCTACTACGCAAGGCGTTGAAGCGCAAGGAGGCCAAGAAGCGCAAGTCGGCAATTGAGTGGAAGGAGCGCGAGCAGACCGTCACCACATCTATCTCCGAGAAACAGAAGAGAAGAGAGGAAAACCTGGCAATAAGGAAGAGCAATAAGGGCGTGAAGAAGTCGAAACAACAGAAGATGAAGAGAAAGTTCACTGGCGCAATTGTTCCCAAGAAAAGAGCTGGGTTTGAGGGCCGCCTAAAGAGTGGAAAGAGGAAATAA
- the UBX4 gene encoding Ubx4p (Syntenic homolog of Saccharomyces cerevisiae YMR067C (UBX4)) → MSSVRVEYGYSVFRCKVTPGSLANDILQQALEHFKLDGGKQQWTLSHGGKAVTLCLPFRQLNLPTGCALKLTSVSSGSVGTAAVTIKFQAMGVGVQIRQVSTGALVQDELRLTCQAAGWPMEPVGQFMVSLFSKTLTFDEVAGLTFRDLGVNEDVMIRLRLPGSNTRKNSNASVGSVGARASSSRKSEGSGSSQRCKPEEPAQKTHSHTKKLHKVLALVPSRSSSTSKAPEKPLVEEDSEGDYELSEQDVLKYQSMLAKRAMGGPLLTKRLREEMDNKTHKKVEQCNIRVRLPDLTHLEACFDKDDTMEDVYKLVSQSLASPSIEFTLTQSYPHVKLERSKQKLVDDLQFSSSTLIVLDTSHPGPYLRKSLLEKSKKISAANKQLHDKEASSSKTEHAPKEKLSLKKIPKWMKLSKK, encoded by the coding sequence ATGAGTAGCGTTCGTGTTGAGTATGGGTACTCGGTATTCCGGTGCAAGGTCACTCCGGGATCGCTTGCGAATGATAtcctgcagcaggctcTGGAACACTTCAAGTTGGATGGCGGTAAGCAGCAGTGGACCCTATCACATGGGGGCAAGGCGGTAACTCTCTGCCTTCCATTCCGTCAATTAAACCTCCCTACTGGTTGTGCGCTGAAATTGACAAGCGTCTCGTCGGGAAGCGTAGGGACAGCAGCGGTGACGATTAAGTTTCAAGCCATGGGCGTCGGAGTGCAGATACGGCAGGTGAGCACCGGCGCGCTGGTGCAGGACGAGCTGCGTTTGACGTGCCAGGCTGCAGGGTGGCCCATGGAACCAGTGGGGCAGTTCATGGTTTCATTATTCTCGAAGACGCTAACCTTCGACGAAGTAGCGGGCCTCACATTTCGCGATCTGGGCGTCAACGAAGATGTCATGATACGGCTAAGGCTACCTGGAAGTAACACACGGAAGAATTCGAATGCCAGTGTTGGCTCTGTTGGTGCACGTGCCAGTTCATCTAGAAAGTCAGAAGGTTCTGGGAGCTCTCAGCGGTGCAAACCGGAGGAGCCGGCTCAGAAGACGCATAGCCACACGAAGAAACTTCACAAGGTACTTGCCTTGGTTCCATCACGCTCAAGCAGCACTTCAAAGGCGCCTGAGAAGCCGTTGGTCGAAGAAGACAGCGAAGGTGACTACGAACTCTCAGAGCAAGATGTGCTTAAGTACCAGAGCATGTTAGCAAAGAGGGCCATGGGTGGTCCGCTGCTCACGAAACGCCTAAGGGAAGAAATGGACAATAAGACTCATAAAAAGGTGGAGCAGTGCAATATACGTGTTAGACTACCCGACCTAACTCATCTAGAGGCATGTTTTGACAAGGATGATACCATGGAGGATGTTTATAAACTTGTTTCACAGAGCCTTGCGTCGCCATCGATCGAGTTCACCCTTACGCAATCATACCCGCATGTGAAGCTGGAGCGATCAAAGCAGAAGCTTGTCGATGATCTGCAGTTTAGCAGTAGCACGCTCATAGTGCTAGATACTTCTCATCCTGGGCCATATTTGAGGAAGAGCCTTCTAGAGAAAAGTAAGAAGATATCTGCTGCTAACAAGCAGTTGCATGATAAGGAGGCGTCCTCCAGTAAGACTGAGCATGCTCCGAAGGAGAAGCTGTCACTAAAGAAGATACCAAAGTGGATGAAGCTGAGTAAGAAATGA
- the MDH1 gene encoding malate dehydrogenase MDH1 (Syntenic homolog of Saccharomyces cerevisiae YKL085W (MDH1)), translating to MFCRVARRGFRADGVRAYRVSVLGANGGIGQPLSLLLKLNKRVTDLRLYDLKGAKGVAADLSHIPTNSQVSGYTAENPEALREALTGADVVVVPAGVPRKPGMTRDDLFAINAGVVQQLAGAIGQHAPGAAVLVISNPVNSTVPIMAAELRKLGVYDPRKLFGVTTLDSIRASRFISEVQGTDPTRERVPVIGGHSGITIIPVLSQTQHTGIDKATRDALIHRIQFGGDEVVKAKNGAGSATLSMARAGAKFADAVLAGLAGEQGVVEPAFVDSPLYKSEGIEFFASAVTLGPRGVEEVHPVGTLSAEEEEMLAKCKETLKQNIEKGINFAK from the coding sequence ATGTTTTGCCGGGTAGCTAGACGTGGATTCAGGGCAGATGGCGTGCGCGCATACCGGGTGTCCGTGCTGGGAGCCAACGGCGGTATCGGACAGCCTTTGTCACTTCTGTTGAAGCTCAACAAGCGGGTTACCGACCTGCGCCTGTATGATCTCAAGGGTGCCAAGGGTGTAGCAGCAGACCTGTCCCACATCCCTACGAACTCGCAGGTAAGCGGGTACACTGCGGAGAACCCCgaggcgctgcgcgaggcGCTTACGGGTGCGGACGTAGTAGTGGTTCCAGCCGGCGTGCCCCGCAAGCCGGGCATGACGCGGGACGACCTGTTCGCCATTAACGCGGGCGTcgtgcagcagcttgcTGGGGCGATTGGGCAGCATGCGCCGGGCGCAGCAGTGCTTGTAATCTCTAACCCGGTCAACTCGACGGTGCCTATCATGGCCGCGGAGCTGCGCAAGCTGGGGGTGTACGACCCACGTAAACTGTTCGGCGTGACCACCCTGGACAGCATCCGGGCGTCGCGCTTCATCTCTGAGGTGCAGGGGACGGACCCCACGCGGGAGCGCGTGCCCGTGATCGGCGGCCACTCCGGGATCACAATCATCCCGGTGTTGTCGCAGACGCAGCACACGGGCATCGACAAGGCCACCCGCGACGCGTTGATTCACCGGATCCAGTTTGGCGGCGACGAGGTCGTGAAGGCCAAGAACGGCGCGGGCTCTGCCACGCTATCGATGGCGCGCGCAGGAGCGAAGTTCGCGGACGCCGTGTTGGCCGGTCTGGCGGGCGAGCAGGGCGTGGTGGAACCGGCCTTCGTCGACTCGCCTCTCTACAAGAGCGAGGGCATTGAGTTCTTCGCCTCTGCCGTCACGCTCGGCCCACGCGGTGTCGAGGAGGTCCACCCTGTCGGCACCCTGTCAgccgaggaggaggagatGCTAGCTAAGTGCAAGGAGACTTTGAAGCAGAACATCGAGAAGGGTATCAACTTCGCCAAGTAA
- the SOV1 gene encoding Sov1p (Syntenic homolog of Saccharomyces cerevisiae YMR066W (SOV1)), whose translation MLRRMLLASRANAPQFRQIRTRYPSMLHPDHFSPDKASSVIGNIKNITDPEHFEEHEKPQLPSAAEQTDLISGNMLDVLTAHNPGFKRSQANLRRLKTQVSDHALPTEHKIRAIFRYLLQESQDELSRLRELGPEKVNTVLQAHRENAYLRRKQQAKTAEDLAGLMAQELLIKDAKGDSYLQNTEHLLLLLLHMLRSKSQVLEIEQIVEALETCKLIPGTQNRLRGIFLSGRLLYSLGKVRMDPFNESFYIDALLYHGCYKDAWQLFESYKDRVNQRWWYELGMIVALRSNQVRKYDLLFKQTIDKFGESYIQPKVLKTAIKKKLYMGDFKSANRLTNFFMQIGGDLGFKKATNDGDTSNIPEFETEEQANQFLNALENPTYSDVMDIIQAHLFRRNHAYAFKLFAQFLEQADSHSTDVAQLLVRLQMLMINDIQTLKKAIQPFLKPNTEQEALSKLEESFNFSIEKTGLSDARRALDFLLFRNMEALTSQPTMTGVVYKYIVQNWADSKNDNSIDPSKKFQGIIKILLINNKEDAALQVLSKLEQSDGSGFYPRVNGHHYSLLADYYLKALKSTKSVLKRERLVDKVRTIMNRMEKFSIPFNATITASLIAFYREVPDIDECFKLINSILVENSRSSEVAMNNVTPFFEMRLVTSKLYQEIWKTYRLYHSFSADWSLLEPSAYRMGWKSYVLGAKRTLNSEPTLSMSELFRQMVELNNIMPTPKFYSNILITLAKGRDFVTMIAVLQYMKTKHAVVLEDALRKYLYVSLERAYVELERKGISSGNSVLAFQSATALAKEKVKSMIQEGQVLKKVHEDPIDDMVSQISSYIQRADPTGMELLPPLLRSLGLDMTPVKQ comes from the coding sequence ATGCTGAGGCGAATGCTGTTAGCTAGTCGGGCCAATGCTCCGCAATTTCGTCAAATACGGACGAGATATCCCTCTATGCTACACCCTGATCATTTCTCTCCTGATAAAGCATCATCTGTCATTGGGAACATAAAGAATATAACTGACCCTGAACATTTCGAAGAGCATGAGAAACCCCAGCTTCCTAGTGCTGCCGAGCAAACTGATCTTATATCAGGAAATATGCTGGATGTGTTAACAGCTCACAACCCTGGGTTCAAAAGGTCTCAAGCCAACCTGAGAAGACTGAAAACCCAGGTCAGCGATCACGCACTCCCCACGGAACACAAGATAAGAGCTATATTTCGTTATTTGTTGCAGGAGAGTCAAGATGAGTTGTCTCGGCTGCGTGAACTGGGCCCAGAGAAAGTAAACACCGTACTACAGGCACACAGGGAAAATGCGTATCTTCGGCGGAAGCAGCAGGCTAAGACTGCGGAAGATCTAGCTGGGCTAATGGCACAAGAGCTACTGATCAAGGATGCGAAAGGTGATAGCTACTTGCAGAATACGGAACATTTGTTGCTTCTGTTGTTACACATGCTGCGTTCAAAAAGTCAGGTACTTGAAATAGAGCAAATCGTCGAAGCCTTGGAAACTTGTAAGCTCATTCCAGGCACACAAAACCGTTTGAGGGGTATATTTTTATCCGGGCGTTTGCTTTATTCGCTTGGCAAGGTCCGTATGGACCCATTTAATGAATCGTTTTACATTGACGCACTCCTGTACCATGGCTGTTATAAAGATGCGTGGCAGCTATTTGAAAGCTACAAAGACCGTGTAAACCAACGGTGGTGGTACGAACTGGGCATGATCGTCGCTCTGAGATCTAATCAAGTGCGCAAGTATGATCTGTTATTTAAACAAACCATTGATAAGTTCGGCGAATCTTACATACAGCCTAAGGTGCTCAAGACAGCAATTAAAAAAAAACTCTACATGGGAGATTTTAAATCTGCTAATAGGCTGACTAACTTCTTTATGCAAATAGGTGGTGATTTGGGGTTTAAGAAGGCGACAAATGACGGCGATACTAGCAATATTCCCGAATTTGAGACTGAAGAGCAAGCAAATCAGTTTTTGAATGCCCTAGAAAATCCAACATACAGTGATGTTATGGATATCATCCAGGCGCACTTGTTCCGCCGCAACCACGCATATGCATTTAAACTTTTCGCTCAGTTTCTTGAGCAGGCAGATTCTCATAGTACTGATGTGGCGCAACTACTCGTCAGGTTGCAGATGTTAATGATAAACGATATTCAAACTCTAAAGAAAGCCATCCAGCCATTTTTAAAACCGAATACAGAGCAAGAAGCCCTTTCGAAGCTTGAAGAGTCCTTTAATTTCTCCATAGAGAAAACAGGGCTTTCGGACGCACGAAGGGCTCTAGATTTCCTCTTATTCCGCAATATGGAGGCACTTACTTCTCAACCTACAATGACTGGTGTTGTCTACAAATATATTGTTCAGAACTGGGCTGACAGTAAAAACGATAATTCGATTGATCCTTCGAAGAAGTTCCAGGGAATCATAAAAATCCTTTTGATAAATAACAAGGAAGATGCTGCTCTTCAAGTGCTGTCAAAATTGGAGCAATCAGATGGCTCAGGGTTTTACCCTCGGGTTAACGGCCATCATTACTCACTACTTGCTGATTACTACTTGAAGGCATTAAAGTCAACTAAATCTGTGTTGAAAAGAGAACGACTTGTCGACAAGGTCCGTACAATTATGAATAGAATGGAGAAATTTTCAATTCCTTTCAATGCCACGATAACAGCATCCTTGATCGCCTTTTACAGAGAAGTACCAGATATCGACGAGTGCTTTAAACTCATTAATTCAATTTTGGTTGAGAATTCGAGATCATCTGAGGTCGCAATGAACAATGTTACGCCTTTTTTTGAAATGCGCTTAGTCACCTCCAAGCTTTATCAAGAGATATGGAAAACATACCGATTATACCACAGCTTCTCCGCAGATTGGTCGCTTCTTGAGCCGAGTGCCTACCGCATGGGCTGGAAAAGTTACGTTTTGGGAGCCAAGAGAACATTAAATTCCGAACCCACTTTGTCGATGTCTGAATTATTCAGGCAGATGGTAGAATTGAACAATATAATGCCAACTCCGAAGTTCTACTCGAATATACTTATTACGCTTGCCAAAGGTCGGGACTTTGTAACAATGATCGCTGTTTTGCAATATATGAAGACCAAGCATGCGGTAGTATTGGAAGACGCCTTAAGAAAATACTTGTATGTGTCCCTAGAGAGGGCATATGTGGAACTAGAAAGAAAAGGTATAAGTTCTGGTAACTCTGTGTTAGCCTTTCAATCTGCAACGGCACTTGCTAAGGAGAAGGTTAAAAGTATGATTCAGGAAGGCCAAGTTTTAAAAAAGGTACATGAAGATCCTATAGATGATATGGTTTCGCAAATTTCAAGCTATATACAGAGGGCAGATCCCACAGGAATGGAACTGCTGCCACCGTTACTTAGATCATTGGGCTTGGATATGACACCGGTGAAACAATAA